The Candidatus Poribacteria bacterium genome contains the following window.
ACCTTCGTAGTCAGCTTGTCCGCGTAAATCTTCAGCGGATTGGTAAAGCTGCTCGACCTTTTTGGAGCTCCCCATCATTAGAGGGGAGAGGAGTGCGATTATCAAGGCGAGACCGCCGATAATTCCCAAAATCCTCGGGTTCATTCGTGTTCTCCTTGTTTACGTTGCCTGCTGTAAAGCAGGATTACGAGATTAGGTTAAATAATCTGGGATGCCCGAACTTGTTCGGGAGTATTTCCCTGGGGCACGTCCCCAACAAGTTGGGGCATCCGGAAGATTTACCGATTTAAATTCTTAATCTTCATACAGTTTGCGGTACAATACTATCTACTATAATTCTATTGAATCGTAAACTTCTGTAATAGAGAGGGTTTCGAGCGGTACATCCAACAATTTCCTGGAGAACCCGTCGATTTGGCTCCATTTGCGTTGATATTGTTGAAGTGCCTGCTGTCCTGAACGGATACCTTGTAGTAGCAGGAAGGTATACCTCCCATCAGTGAGAACCTCTCGTGCTGTCGGATATTCCCGCGATGCCGCTTGGCTCGGCAGTTCTGCGTAGGTTAGCAGTTCTGAATCGATATCCAAGGCGACGCTCGGAGGTGTCCGTTTATTGTTTTTACGAAGTGTTGTTAGGATATAACCTTCTGCCATCGGTTCATCGGTAAATTGCCAGACATCCGAGTTGGAATCCACCATCGGTGTTTCAGTTGTTCGGTTTCTACTGACGTTTCGCCGTATCTCAGCGGGTTGCGCTGCAGCCGTGTCCTGCTGAATGGCAAGTGTCGCAACGGGCTGCCGCGAAACGGATGTTGACGTGGAAAACAGTTGTGCTTTTGCCACCGTATATAAACGTTGCAGTGGATGTTCACTGTTGTTACCGGACGTGCCGAGTTTTAAGGCGAAAGGTGCGACAAGAAGTGCCATCATCGCTGCGACGAGCGTGTAATAAGGCAGCATCTTTTGTCGGACAGAGATGTGTCCGGTCGGGAGGCAGCGGTCGATGTATCGGCGGACTCGCGCCGTAAGCTGCCAAATCAGCCGGGTGCTGGTCTCGTAGACGCGTTGGTGGAGTGCGGTAGGCGCATTTTGTTCGATGCGTTGCCGAAGCGTTTTTGTGAACGCTGTATAATAGGCATCGGACGCTTCGGGTTCAACGTAGAAATTTTCGAGGAGATGACACGTCTTTTTCAGGTCGATAGCTTCTCGTTTACAGGTCCGACAGGTATCAAGATGTTCAGCGACATCTCTCATCTGACGTTCGGAGAGTGTTGCATCGATGTAGTCTGATAAAAGGCGTTGTGTTTTCTGGCACTTGAAGCTCATGGGTATTCTCCACGACATTGCGGCTTTCACGCGCTTAGAACGATAGATCGTTACCGGCGATAATCATTTAAGCTGGCAGCTAAATTGCACCGGCATCTACATAGGGTTTGAGCAAAGTTCGGAGTTTTTTGCGTGCGTAGTGCAAGCGGGAACGGACTGTTCCTTCGGAGCAGTTAAGAATTGAAGCGATCTCGGCGTGTGTCAATCCTTCAAATTCATGAAGGATGACGACGGTGCGGTGTTTCAGGGACAGGCTGTTGACGGCTTCAGTGACGTAGCGTCGGAGTTCGGATTTTTCGGCGTGTGTGTGCGGGTCGTTTGCATGGGTTGCGCGATACCGCAGCTCCGCCTCAAATTCCGCCTCTGCTATCGTCTCAATGGAGCGTTCCTGTCGGCGTTCCTTGCGTTTGACGAAATTGAGTGCTTCGTTCACAGTGATCCGGTAGACCCACGTTTCAAAAGCAGCATCCTTCCGGAAAGTGTGAATTCCGCGATAGACCTTCAGAAAAGTTTCTTGCATGACATCCTCGGCATCTGCGTGATTTTTGGTAATCTGCATTGCGAGTCGATACACTATGCGTTTGTACTTTTCTATGAGAGGTGCTAACGCAGTCTCATCGCCTTTGCATAGGTCGGCTATGAGCAAGGCTTCAGTTCTTTCCACCGAACTTTTCTCCTTAAGTGTTCTCAATAGGATTAGACAACGCCTTTTGAAAAACCGTTCAAAAAATTTTTGGCTAATGGCTGATGGTTTATGGCTAATGGCTAACCGCTAACAGCCATCTGCCATTGATTATAGCATTAATGCAGAAATTGTGTCATTAAAAAAATGGTTGTTGGCAGCCAATAGCCAATCACAAAAAAAGGCAACGTATCCGAAAATACGCTGCCCTTAGTGTCGAAATAGCCGCAAATTTACTCTTTACCCTTGGTTACAAAGGTGACGCTAACGTCAAGCGAATTGCCTGCGGCATCAGAGACTTTACCTGCGATAACGTAGGTGGTTTCGTTGCCAATCTCTTTACCTTTGACGAGTTCGAGTGTACCTGTGGTACCATCGACGGATCCGAGCCAACCGACATCATCACCGGCTTCGGTTTGAAGGGCAATGTTTCCAGTTACTTCTTCACTGAAAGTGATTTCGATCTTAGCATCGCTGTTGATCGCTTCGGGATCGACATCTTTGTCACCGTCGCTGACAGTTCCACCCGTAACAGTCGGTGCGGTTGTGTCAGGCGCGGTAACAGTGTAGGTGAGTGTCTGGGTGCCGTCTGCCCAGGTAATCGTCAGACTCAAAGGACCTGGGGTGAAGGGACCGGCGACAGTCACATTTTTACCAGCAGCTGTAGCGACACCGGCACTCGATGTAACATCGGCGGGTGCGTTGTCAAAGGTCAGGGTAATGCTTGCATTAGCGGCAATCTCTGAACCACTTGGCGGTGCTGCACTGACGAAGTTGGCTGGTGCGGCTTCGTCGCCGCCATCGTCGTCATCGCCACCACAGCCGGCGAGCATAGAAACAGTCAGCAAAGCCGCCAATAATAATGCGAAGGTTCTAAACAATTTTGTCATTAGAGTTAACTCCTTAAATTTAAGTTATCAAAATACACCCGTTGAAATCGGGTGTGCTAAAAACTTTCGGTGCTTCCCCTATATGTTTGCAAGAATGCACCCGAGGGAAAGTTAGCTTCGGTATCGTTGTTGATTGTACAATTCAACAGTGATGTTGGAAGCCTACGGTTGTATTCTCGTTAAGTCGAGTAACGTAGGGCTATTTCGTTGTTGTTCCCTGCGAAAACCGCAAAGAACGAACCGACACGTTGAGAATAGAATTTCGCGAGAACGGCTTGTTATTGACCGAAATACCATTGGAATGCCGTACACTTCGCCCGAAAGTCAATATCTAAACGAGTACCTTAGAGTTTAACAAAAATTGTAAACTCTGTAAAGGTAAAAATACCGGTTTTTTGGAAATTATACAAAAGTTGCTTTCTTTTGTCAAGAAAAAAACTTATTTTTGGTAAATTTACCATAAATTTAAACGTTGTCAAGAAAAAAAATGATACACGTCGCTATACGGAATCGAATTTAAGGACATTGTTCGATATATAAGTATACTATAAAGAAAAAAAAAATGCAAGTTTTTTAATGGCGAATAGCGAATAGCAGATAGCGAATAGCAGATAGCAGATAGCGAATAGCAGATAGCGAATAGCAGATAGCGAATAGCGGTTAGTGGCTGGTTCTGATATTTTTCGAGAAAGCGATTAGCATTTTCTTTATGCTGACGATTTCGTCCATGAGTTCAAGGTATTGATTGTCATTAAGGTATTTGAGGTCACGCGCAAGCAAGATGAGATATTCTGTTTCACTTGCCGAACCTACTGCTATCTGAAGGAAGCGCGCGAAGTCTGCTGGAGTTTCTCTTCCGCAGCCTTCGGCGATGTTTGTTGGGATTGAAGCACAAGCACGTCGGATTTGGCTTGTCAGTCCATACATCTCTTCGCGAGGAAATTGGAGTGCTAACTCGTATATTCGCAAAGTTAATCCATGAGATCTGCTCCATATTTGCAAATTTCTAAAATCTCGCATATCTACTCCTTAAATGGTGATTGGCTAATTGCTAATTGCTAATTGCTAATTGCTAATTGCTAATTGCTAATTGCTAATTGCTAATNNNNNNNNNNNNNNNNNNNNNNNNNNNNNNNNNNNNNNNNNNNNNNNNNNNNNNNNNNNNNNNNNNNNNNNNNNNNNNNNNNNNNNNNNNNNNNNNNNNNTGCTATTCCTCAAAGAGTCCCATCTGTTCGCTGGAGGTGCCGGTCATGTATGTTTCGAGCCGCTCTGGATTCAGTAGGACATCAACAACTTTATCGACTTCATTCGGAGCGAATGGGAATGCCCCGCCTCGTATCAACTCGCGCGGGCCTTCACGTATGGCAGATGCAGGTCCGTCCCATCGGCATGCGAGAAGTGCTTTATCTTGGCGTTGGGCGTATCGGGCGGTATGCATGGCACCGCCGGTCTTCTGCGCCTCAATTACGATTGTTGCCAGTGCGAGTCCGCTAATAATACGGTTGCGTTGGATGAGATTTCCGGGTGAGGGTGAGGTGCGGAAGGGGTGCTCTGAAAACAGACACCCGTTCTCATAGATTTGCATGGCGAGCGCATTATTCTGCACTGGATAGATAGAAGACAGGTCTGTTCCGACGACGCCGATGGTTTTCCCCATAGCAGCGAGCGCGCCAGAGTGGGCATTGGCATCGGTCCCGGCTGCAAGTCCGCTGACGATGGTGAACCCGGCGAGCACTAATGCTGTGGCGAGCGAGAGTGTGAGTTGTATCGCCTCGGTTGTTGGCTGCTTTGTCCCTACGATGGCGACGCACTGCGCGTCAATTTTTGTTAATTCACCCGTATGACACAAGATCGCGGGGGCATCGGGGAGCGGTTTGAGTTGCGCTGGATAGGCGGAGTCTTCGGGACATAGCACGCGGATATTCTGGTTGTTGAGTGCGGTGAGTCGCTCTCGGAACGTCGGGAGATTGCCGGATACTGTGAGTATGCGTGAAGCGAGGACGGGATTGAAGGACGGCAACCGTGCGATTTCGGGGAGTTCTGCTTCAAAAATTGCCTTAATGCTTCCGAAACGTGCGATGAGTCGTTTGATCCGAACACCGCCTAACCCTTCAACCGAGGAGAGGGCTAACCAGTATTCGAGGGGTGTTTTGTCTTTTGGGTCCGCCATGTTTGTATGTCCTGTCGGGTGTGGGGTTGTGTGTTGCTATATATTAAGGAGTATAGCATATTGTTGTGGAGGATGTCAAGGGCGCTGCCAACTGCTTTATAACATTGACAAATAAAAAAAAAAAGATTAGAATTATTAAAAATCGGAGGGGTATCATGTTAATGAAAGCGATTCTTGAGAGACGAGAGGCGCGAAGGCTTGAAGAAGCGCGTTTAGAAGGCTTGGCTGAAGGTTTATCTGAAGCCCAAAAAAAACATCAGGAATGGGTGGAATGGGCTAAAAACGGTCCGGATAAACCACAACCGAAACCGCCAAAAGATCCAGAGGCGGATTAGTGTTCTGTCCACCTTGAAATTTATATTTGATTCTGCGTAAGTTCTGTTAGCGTGTAAATTTGTTTTTAGAATCTACTGTTCTGTCAACTTTCAAATGATGGGAAACCCCAGTTCGTAGTAGTGCGATTTATCGCACGTCAGAAACGGGCAATGAATGGTTTCCCTACTACGAACTACCTGTCAGTTTAGACGTGACAGAACACTACGATAAAAGGGATAATCCAATGAGGAGATAACAATGGAGAGGGCTCCTATACGGCTGCTGGCAGTCAACGAAATGAGCAGACATTATGGGGGTGTCATTGCGCTGTCGGATGTGACGATGGCGGTGCATCCTGGACAAATTTTCAGCCTAATCGGACCTAACGGGGCAGGGAAGACGACGCTTTTCAACTGTGTCACTGGACTCGATAGCCCGACGTTCGGCAGCGTTGATTTCTTAGGTGAATCCATCACCGGATTGCGTCCGGACCAGGTTA
Protein-coding sequences here:
- a CDS encoding zf-HC2 domain-containing protein, whose amino-acid sequence is MSFKCQKTQRLLSDYIDATLSERQMRDVAEHLDTCRTCKREAIDLKKTCHLLENFYVEPEASDAYYTAFTKTLRQRIEQNAPTALHQRVYETSTRLIWQLTARVRRYIDRCLPTGHISVRQKMLPYYTLVAAMMALLVAPFALKLGTSGNNSEHPLQRLYTVAKAQLFSTSTSVSRQPVATLAIQQDTAAAQPAEIRRNVSRNRTTETPMVDSNSDVWQFTDEPMAEGYILTTLRKNNKRTPPSVALDIDSELLTYAELPSQAASREYPTAREVLTDGRYTFLLLQGIRSGQQALQQYQRKWSQIDGFSRKLLDVPLETLSITEVYDSIEL
- a CDS encoding sigma-70 family RNA polymerase sigma factor — protein: MERTEALLIADLCKGDETALAPLIEKYKRIVYRLAMQITKNHADAEDVMQETFLKVYRGIHTFRKDAAFETWVYRITVNEALNFVKRKERRQERSIETIAEAEFEAELRYRATHANDPHTHAEKSELRRYVTEAVNSLSLKHRTVVILHEFEGLTHAEIASILNCSEGTVRSRLHYARKKLRTLLKPYVDAGAI
- a CDS encoding Ig-like domain-containing protein, which gives rise to MTKLFRTFALLLAALLTVSMLAGCGGDDDDGGDEAAPANFVSAAPPSGSEIAANASITLTFDNAPADVTSSAGVATAAGKNVTVAGPFTPGPLSLTITWADGTQTLTYTVTAPDTTAPTVTGGTVSDGDKDVDPEAINSDAKIEITFSEEVTGNIALQTEAGDDVGWLGSVDGTTGTLELVKGKEIGNETTYVIAGKVSDAAGNSLDVSVTFVTKGKE
- a CDS encoding four helix bundle protein gives rise to the protein MRDFRNLQIWSRSHGLTLRIYELALQFPREEMYGLTSQIRRACASIPTNIAEGCGRETPADFARFLQIAVGSASETEYLILLARDLKYLNDNQYLELMDEIVSIKKMLIAFSKNIRTSH
- a CDS encoding DNA-processing protein DprA, which encodes MADPKDKTPLEYWLALSSVEGLGGVRIKRLIARFGSIKAIFEAELPEIARLPSFNPVLASRILTVSGNLPTFRERLTALNNQNIRVLCPEDSAYPAQLKPLPDAPAILCHTGELTKIDAQCVAIVGTKQPTTEAIQLTLSLATALVLAGFTIVSGLAAGTDANAHSGALAAMGKTIGVVGTDLSSIYPVQNNALAMQIYENGCLFSEHPFRTSPSPGNLIQRNRIISGLALATIVIEAQKTGGAMHTARYAQRQDKALLACRWDGPASAIREGPRELIRGGAFPFAPNEVDKVVDVLLNPERLETYMTGTSSEQMGLFEE